A window from Esox lucius isolate fEsoLuc1 chromosome 16, fEsoLuc1.pri, whole genome shotgun sequence encodes these proteins:
- the LOC105016540 gene encoding protein FAM83A isoform X1, producing the protein MCIRYLASKGAGLRHRRPCNLPPPALLTPLCQWDALGADQRVLPSLIMDMQINGMWYGRWSLKPKPLGKVRRRLQAIKNPSVAPVTGDIDLSHNESIRLATDALLDQGLDTYWEVLAGDGEVDFLSREEKDYILANATDLSSGGLWETEEDDGRADSSHTAASQAKTETYCPAMSESEPPVLDHGWPVQEWSYHLQGRPGVEVYFQCDRAARMKDLVRELIQKATTVLAIVMDTFSDLEIFCDILEATMKRNVSVYLLLDHVDLQLFVKMCETLQISNNQLTRMTVRCVQGVTYCAKSGKKFTGQIKEKFMIVDCSKVLAGSYSFTWLSWLVHRNMAVLFKGSAVKPFDLEFRKLYASSKPIPAFNTATAPFGVHRPFIQTLDMFTTCPGGEVGPCAAHTDPGSPALQGQHYTSLSTPTAQPSYSSLHPAEVKAKSRFNTQLTNPNFNGQETTTVQLRQPNSQPTQPSTPQGSVNQLVSSGLPGHRFDWITQRHVANRPFVLQRSFVGWRSFDGNGTLNEGRSSGLVDRHPVLKTGQWFTVSQQLRWHHVPK; encoded by the exons ATGTGCATACGGTACTTGGCTAGTAAGGGGGCGGGGCTCAGACACCGGAGGCCCTGTAACCTGCCTCCACCAGCTCTCCTCACTCCGCTGTGCCAGTGGGATGCTTTAGGTGCTGACCAGAGAGTCTTGCCCAGCTTAATTATGGACATGCAAATCAACGGCATGTGGTACGGCCGTTGGAGTCTCAAGCCAAAGCCGCTGGGCAAGGTGAGGCGGCGGCTGCAGGCGATCAAGAACCCGTCCGTCGCCCCAGTGACTGGTGACATTGACCTTAGCCACAACGAGAGCATCCGATTGGCCACCGACGCCCTACTGGACCAGGGATTGGACACCTACTGGGAAGTACTTGCCGGAGACGGAGAGGTGGACTTCCTGTCACGAGAGGagaaag ATTACATCCTGGCGAACGCAACAGACCTGAGCAGCGGAGGCCTTTGGGAGACGGAAGAAGACGATGGCCGGGCAGACTCCTCCCACACAGCTGCTTCTCAGGCCAAGACGGAGACCTACTGTCCAGCCATGTCTGAGAGCGAGCCCCCTGTTCTGGACCACGGCTGGCCAGTACAGGAATGGAGTTACCACCTCCAGGGGAGGCCAGGTGTGGAGGTCTACTTCCAGTGTGACCGAGCAGCCCGGATGAAGGACCTGGTCAGGGAGTTAATCCAGAAGGCCACAACG GTTCTGGCAATTGTCATGGACACCTTCAGTGACTTGGAGATTTTCTGTGACATCCTGGAGGCAACGATGAAACGGAATGTGTCTGTCTACCTGCTCCTGGACCATGTGGACTTGCAGCTCTTTGTCAAGATGTGTGAGACACTACAGATCAGCAACAATCAACTGACG AGAATGACAGTCCGTTGTGTACAAGGAGTGACGTACTGTGCAAAGTCCGGAAAGAAATTCACAGGCCAGATTAAAGAGAAGTTCATGATCGTTGACTGCAGCAAAGTACTAGCTGGATCGTACAG TTTCACATGGCTGTCCTGGCTGGTCCACAGAAACATGGCTGTGCTCTTTAAGGGGAGTGCAGTGAAGCCATTTGACCTGGAGTTCAGGAAGCTCTACGCCAGCTCCAAGCCCATTCCTGCCTTCAACACAGCGACAGCTCCATTCGGCGTCCACAGACCTTTCATCCAAACCCTTGACATGTTCACTACCTGTCCAGGTGGGGAAGTGGGCCCCTGCGCCGCCCACACAGACCCAGGAAGCCCCGCCCTTCAGGGCCAACACTACACTTCCCTGTCAACGCCTACAGCCCAGCCCTCCTACTCGAGCCTACATCCAGCAGAAGTTAAGGCAAAGTCTAGATTCAACACACAGCTAACAAACCCCAACTTCAACGGGCAAGAAACCACCACAGTCCAGCTCAGGCAGCCCAACAGCCAGCCAACACAACCATCAACCCCCCAGGGCTCGGTGAACCAGCTGGTGTCCTCCGGCCTGCCGGGCCACAGGTTTGACTGGATCACACAGAGACACGTGGCCAACAGGCCCTTCGTGCTCCAGAGGTCTTTTGTGGGCTGGCGTTCCTTTGACGGTAACGGAACCCTCAACGAGGGGAGGTCAAGCGGCCTGGTGGATAGACACCCGGTTCTCAAGACCGGTCAGTGGTTTACGGTCAGTCAGCAACTGAGATGGCATCATGTCCCGAAGTGA
- the LOC105016540 gene encoding protein FAM83A isoform X2 produces MCIRYLASKGAGLRHRRPCNLPPPALLTPLCQWDALGADQRVLPSLIMDMQINGMWYGRWSLKPKPLGKVRRRLQAIKNPSVAPVTGDIDLSHNESIRLATDALLDQGLDTYWEVLAGDGEVDFLSREEKDLSSGGLWETEEDDGRADSSHTAASQAKTETYCPAMSESEPPVLDHGWPVQEWSYHLQGRPGVEVYFQCDRAARMKDLVRELIQKATTVLAIVMDTFSDLEIFCDILEATMKRNVSVYLLLDHVDLQLFVKMCETLQISNNQLTRMTVRCVQGVTYCAKSGKKFTGQIKEKFMIVDCSKVLAGSYSFTWLSWLVHRNMAVLFKGSAVKPFDLEFRKLYASSKPIPAFNTATAPFGVHRPFIQTLDMFTTCPGGEVGPCAAHTDPGSPALQGQHYTSLSTPTAQPSYSSLHPAEVKAKSRFNTQLTNPNFNGQETTTVQLRQPNSQPTQPSTPQGSVNQLVSSGLPGHRFDWITQRHVANRPFVLQRSFVGWRSFDGNGTLNEGRSSGLVDRHPVLKTGQWFTVSQQLRWHHVPK; encoded by the exons ATGTGCATACGGTACTTGGCTAGTAAGGGGGCGGGGCTCAGACACCGGAGGCCCTGTAACCTGCCTCCACCAGCTCTCCTCACTCCGCTGTGCCAGTGGGATGCTTTAGGTGCTGACCAGAGAGTCTTGCCCAGCTTAATTATGGACATGCAAATCAACGGCATGTGGTACGGCCGTTGGAGTCTCAAGCCAAAGCCGCTGGGCAAGGTGAGGCGGCGGCTGCAGGCGATCAAGAACCCGTCCGTCGCCCCAGTGACTGGTGACATTGACCTTAGCCACAACGAGAGCATCCGATTGGCCACCGACGCCCTACTGGACCAGGGATTGGACACCTACTGGGAAGTACTTGCCGGAGACGGAGAGGTGGACTTCCTGTCACGAGAGGagaaag ACCTGAGCAGCGGAGGCCTTTGGGAGACGGAAGAAGACGATGGCCGGGCAGACTCCTCCCACACAGCTGCTTCTCAGGCCAAGACGGAGACCTACTGTCCAGCCATGTCTGAGAGCGAGCCCCCTGTTCTGGACCACGGCTGGCCAGTACAGGAATGGAGTTACCACCTCCAGGGGAGGCCAGGTGTGGAGGTCTACTTCCAGTGTGACCGAGCAGCCCGGATGAAGGACCTGGTCAGGGAGTTAATCCAGAAGGCCACAACG GTTCTGGCAATTGTCATGGACACCTTCAGTGACTTGGAGATTTTCTGTGACATCCTGGAGGCAACGATGAAACGGAATGTGTCTGTCTACCTGCTCCTGGACCATGTGGACTTGCAGCTCTTTGTCAAGATGTGTGAGACACTACAGATCAGCAACAATCAACTGACG AGAATGACAGTCCGTTGTGTACAAGGAGTGACGTACTGTGCAAAGTCCGGAAAGAAATTCACAGGCCAGATTAAAGAGAAGTTCATGATCGTTGACTGCAGCAAAGTACTAGCTGGATCGTACAG TTTCACATGGCTGTCCTGGCTGGTCCACAGAAACATGGCTGTGCTCTTTAAGGGGAGTGCAGTGAAGCCATTTGACCTGGAGTTCAGGAAGCTCTACGCCAGCTCCAAGCCCATTCCTGCCTTCAACACAGCGACAGCTCCATTCGGCGTCCACAGACCTTTCATCCAAACCCTTGACATGTTCACTACCTGTCCAGGTGGGGAAGTGGGCCCCTGCGCCGCCCACACAGACCCAGGAAGCCCCGCCCTTCAGGGCCAACACTACACTTCCCTGTCAACGCCTACAGCCCAGCCCTCCTACTCGAGCCTACATCCAGCAGAAGTTAAGGCAAAGTCTAGATTCAACACACAGCTAACAAACCCCAACTTCAACGGGCAAGAAACCACCACAGTCCAGCTCAGGCAGCCCAACAGCCAGCCAACACAACCATCAACCCCCCAGGGCTCGGTGAACCAGCTGGTGTCCTCCGGCCTGCCGGGCCACAGGTTTGACTGGATCACACAGAGACACGTGGCCAACAGGCCCTTCGTGCTCCAGAGGTCTTTTGTGGGCTGGCGTTCCTTTGACGGTAACGGAACCCTCAACGAGGGGAGGTCAAGCGGCCTGGTGGATAGACACCCGGTTCTCAAGACCGGTCAGTGGTTTACGGTCAGTCAGCAACTGAGATGGCATCATGTCCCGAAGTGA
- the zgc:101716 gene encoding uncharacterized protein C8orf76 yields the protein MEIFGSTFDDSVFERAREKPTAVSQLSYSAKFCEVEWFSETIDTEDALEKQKILKFRADFAYRRKNFQEALNAYTSCLSYIPGGNQTIRRDILEGMARCCCYLGKRKQALEITETLKNEASNTCHLTCLLHLTANIHDHFGDLRGQIESLQQLCGLHPYHQWYWMTLAESCLRLLQTLSTLPSTSAPPRGGDDGAEWQTDAQTQGRLKDERDLVWLKACVCFVRSRLLLRALKGQQSSFVLRNSERAMQKADEALQYLEPRETTLQLITEVMLEDLVADRIREDQLDGESLAGLSLNSFQDRWWDRILLTGILT from the exons ATGGAAATTTTTGGAAGCACATTTGACGATTCCGTGTtcgagagagcaagagagaagcCGACTGCCGTTTCTCAGTTGTCTTACAGTGCCAAGTTCTGTGAAGTAGAG TGGTTCTCTGAGACCATCGACACAGAGGATGCATTGGAGAAGCAGAAGATCTTAAAATTTCGAGCTGATTTTGCGTACAGGCGAAAAAACTTCCAGGAAGCACTAAACGCCTACACTAGCTGCCTCTCCTATATCCCCGGTGGCAACCAAACCATTAGGCGGGATATCCTGGAGGGAATGGCCCGGTGCTGCTGTTACCTTGGgaagagaaaacaagcactaGAGATCACTGAGACACTT AAAAACGAAGCCTCCAACACCTGTCACCTCACCTGCCTACTCCACCTGACCGCGAACATCCATGATCACTTCGGAGACCTCAGGGGCCAGATCGAGAGTTTACAGCAGCTGTGTGGCCTACACCCCTATCACCAGTGGTACTGGATGACACTGGCAGAGAGCTGCCTGCGCCTCCTCCAGACTCTGTCAACCCTCCCCTCAACCTCCGCTCCCCCTCGGGGTGGAGATGACGGTGCAGAGTGGCAAACGGACGCTCAGACCCAGGGGCGGCTGAAAGATGAGAGGGACCTTGTTTGGCTCAAGGCCTGCGTGTGTTTTGTCCGGTCCAG ACTTCTCCTCAGGGCGCTGAAGGGCCAACAGTCCTCCTTTGTGCTCCGGAACAGCGAGAGGGCCATGCAGAAGGCTGATGAAGCTCTACAGTacctggagcccagagagaccaCACTGCAGCTCATCACTGAG GTGATGTTAGAAGATTTAGTTGCAGACAGGATAAGggaggaccagctggatggagAGAGCTTGGCGGGTCTCTCTCTAAACAGCTTTCAGGACAGGTGGTGGGACAGAATACTACTGACTGGGATTCTGACATAG
- the LOC105016591 gene encoding zinc fingers and homeoboxes protein 1: MASRRKSTTPCMVLPSANMVEEQETDMEVLAEKNGAENSAEGPGEAASVSTEAETECDVGLSGGEDGAGRAVVKRSNPPTLEQTVSELLSEGGYTEQETGDGEDPNAPAGISLSKTPIMKMRGKSEAKRISTFVKAVEEADGFGESEGEQELIEAPLGPLLPGEIPHYTDPMKHSVVVNIPSAVSSEPKKSVLGSSLSGLQLPAGLAQVLSALQAQQSAQAQLLIPVSSIPSYNQSMDTNVVLVNTYKKFPYPSVAEILGLSAQTKFSEEQIKIWFSAQRLKHGVSWTPEEVEEARRKQFNGTVHTVPQTITVIPAHHLSAANGLQSILQTCQIVGQPGLVFTQVGTPVTTPITLTVAGMPSHSQNPKMSSHQNTPSVSEMKRATTVQPPSLTPQENSALNADHFGMRPKKSKEQLAELKASYLKNHFASDAEIARLMKLTGLTKGEIKKWFSDTRYNQRNSKNSHVIVFHDNHSPKGHSSNAPIVIDSSDETPQSPSPTLPVKERETRPKTWNPFPDFTLQKFKEKTPEQLVVLEESYRKGITPSDDELTRLRTETKLTRREIDAWFTEKRKAAEADSPELKAERSAGEAVSSRRGSQTPPGGRRPSRAADRGVGKKTPEQLHVLKNAFVRTQWPSAEEYDKLAEESGLPRAYVVNWFGDTRYSFKNGNLKWFFHYQSGNVEGLNGNRNRKRRIRNRGWGGRSRSRKLKRSASAEKSPPSALKFKSGKDILKEYYLKHKFLNEQDLDELVAKSSMGYEQVREWFAEVHRREDMGADLFGDVAATENLEDEDDEELLQADPELAAEEQDKTVVGEEEEEDEEEEEDVHTDSDSWEPSQGVRKPRSGAED; encoded by the exons ATGGCGAGCAGGAGGAAGTCAACGACACCGTGTATGGTCCTACCTTCAGCTAACATGGTGGAAGAGCAGGAAACTGACATGGAGGTGTTGGCAGAAAAGAATGGAGCAGAGAATTCTGCAGAGGGGCCTGGGGAAGCAGCTTCGGTCTccacagaggcagagacag AATGTGACGTTGGTCTGTCCGGTGGAGAAGACGGTGCTGGCCGCGCGGTGGTCAAACGCAGCAACCCGCCCACCCTGGAGCAGACGGTCAGCGAGCTCCTCTCGGAGGGCGGGTACacagagcaggagacgggggacgGCGAGGACCCCAATGCGCCAGCAGGAATCTCGCTCAGCAAAACTCCCATCATGAAAATGAGGGGCAAGTCGGAAGCCAAGAGGATATCCACTTTTGTGAAAGCAGTGGAGGAGGCCGACGGGTTCGGCGAGAGCGAGGGGGAACAGGAGCTTATAGAAGCCCCTCTTGGTCCACTCCTTCCCGGGGAGATCCCACATTACACAGATCCCATGAAACATAGTGTGGTTGTTAACATCCCCAGCGCTGTTTCGTCAGAGCCGAAGAAGTCTGTCCTCGGCTCCAGTCTGTCTGGACTCCAGCTGCCAGCTGGTCTGGCCCAGGTTCTCTCCGCACTGCAGGCCCAGCAG AGTGCCCAAGCCCAGCTCCTCATCCCTGTCAGCAGTATCCCTTCCTACAACCAGTCTATGGACACCAACGTGGTACTGGTTAATACCTACAAGAAGTTCCCGTACCCTTCGGTGGCAGAGATCTTGGGACTGTCTGCACAGACCAAGTTCAGCGAGGAGCAGATAAAGATCTGGTTCTCGGCACAGCGTCTGAAGCATGGAGTTAGCTGGACCCCTGAGGAG GTTGAGGAGGCCAGGAGGAAGCAGTTCAATGGGACTGTGCATACGGTACCTCAGACCATCACTGTCATCCCAGCGCACCATCTTTCCGCGGCCAACGGTCTCCAGTCCATCCTACAGACGTGCCAGATAGTGGGCCAACCCGGCCTGGTCTTCACACAG GTCGGCACGCCTGTGACCACACCCATCACCTTGACCGTGGCAGGGATGCCGAGCCACAGCCAGAACCCCAAAATGTCCTCCCACCAGAACACTCCCTCCGTTAGTGAGATGAAGAGGGCCACGACCGTCCAGCCGCCCTCTCTGACCCCGCAGGAGAACTCCGCTCTCAACGCGGACCACTTCGGGATGCGGCCCAAAAAATCCAAGGAGCAGCTGGCTGAGCTGAAGGCCAGCTACCTGAAGAACCACTTTGCCAGCGACGCCGAGATCGCCCGGCTAATGAAGCTGACCGGACTCACCAAAGGGGAGATAAAGAAGTGGTTCAGCGACACGCGCTACAACCAGCGCAACTCTAAGAACAGCCACGTCATCGTGTTCCACGACAACCACAGTCCCAAGGGGCACAGTAGCAACGCCCCCATTGTCATCGACTCCAGTGACGAGACGCCTCAGTCGCCATCGCCCACACTGCCcgtcaaagagagagagacgcgcCCCAAAACCTGGAACCCGTTTCCCGACTTCACTCTGCAGAAGTTCAAGGAGAAGACTCCGGAGCAGCTGGTGGTCCTGGAGGAGAGCTACCGGAAGGGCATCACCCCGTCTGACGACGAGCTGACTCGGCTGAGGACCGAAACCAAGCTGACCCGGCGGGAGATCGACGCCTGGTTCACAGAGAAACGGAAGGCCGCCGAGGCCGACTCGCCGGAGCTGAAAGCGGAGCGGTCGGCGGGCGAGGCCGTCTCGTCCAGAAGAGGTTCTCAGACTCCACCAGGTGGCCGGCGACCGAGCAGGGCGGCGGACAGGGGTGTCGGAAAGAAGACGCCGGAACAGCTCCATGTCCTGAAGAACGCCTTTGTGCGCACCCAGTGGCCGTCGGCGGAGGAGTACGACAAGCTGGCGGAGGAGAGCGGGCTGCCCCGGGCCTACGTGGTCAACTGGTTCGGAGACACCCGCTACTCCTTCAAGAATGGCAACCTGAAGTGGTTCTTCCACTACCAGAGCGGCAACGTGGAGGGGCTGAACGGCAACAGGAACAGGAAGCGGAGGATACGCAACCGAGGCTGGGGCGGGAGGTCCCGGAGCCGGAAGCTGAAGAGGTCTGCCAGCGCGGAGAAGTCGCCGCCGTCCGCCCTCAAGTTCAAATCCGGGAAAGACATTCTGAAGGAGTATTACCTGAAGCACAAGTTCCTGAACGAGCAGGATTTGGACGAACTTGTAGCCAAGTCCAGCATGGGGTACGAGCAGGTGAGGGAGTGGTTTGCCGAAGTCCACCGGAGAGAAGACATGGGCGCTGACCTGTTTGGAGATGTGGCCGCGACCGAGAACCTGGAGGACGAAGACGACGAGGAGTTGTTACAGGCTGACCCTGAGCTGGCAGCTGAGGAGCAGGATAAAACAgtggtgggggaggaggaggaggaggacgaggaggaggaggaggatgtccATACTGATAGTGATTCCTGGGAGCCCTCTCAGGGCGTCAGGAAGCCACGGTCTGGTGCCGAAGACTAG